Proteins from a single region of Lachnospiraceae bacterium:
- a CDS encoding DUF1177 domain-containing protein, translated as MLFKQLLDVYDLLDTASANGEAVKSYLLGIDADAQVETYPLYAANGKGKTDVVRLWIPGTHGKMNGGSAPTIGLIGRLGGIGARPDQIGFVSDGDGALCALALAAKLLDMKQKGDRLEGDVFIATHVCPDAPTAPHKPVPFMGSHISTVQSNREEVIEGLDAVLSVDTTKGNRVINHRGFAISNTVMQGYVLSVSEDLLSTMEITTGELPYVFPLATQDITPYGNGVSHLNSILQPATATQAPVVGVAITAQTAVPGCATNASHLTDIENAARFMLQVAIDFGRGNCRFYDSAEWDILQQRYGSLQHLQTFGNLPPASED; from the coding sequence ATGTTATTCAAACAATTACTTGACGTATACGATCTGTTAGACACGGCCAGTGCAAATGGCGAAGCCGTAAAAAGCTATCTACTTGGCATCGATGCCGACGCACAGGTCGAAACCTATCCGCTTTATGCCGCAAACGGCAAGGGAAAAACGGACGTCGTGCGCCTATGGATTCCCGGCACGCACGGAAAAATGAACGGCGGCTCCGCGCCCACGATCGGACTGATCGGACGCCTCGGCGGCATCGGCGCGCGCCCTGATCAGATCGGCTTTGTATCCGACGGCGACGGTGCGCTTTGCGCACTGGCACTGGCCGCCAAACTTCTGGACATGAAGCAGAAGGGCGATCGTCTGGAGGGAGATGTCTTCATCGCCACCCATGTATGCCCCGATGCGCCCACCGCGCCTCACAAACCAGTTCCCTTCATGGGCTCTCACATCAGCACCGTACAGTCCAATCGAGAAGAAGTCATAGAGGGGCTGGACGCTGTTTTATCGGTGGACACGACCAAGGGCAACCGCGTCATCAATCACCGCGGCTTTGCTATTTCCAACACGGTTATGCAGGGCTATGTGCTCTCCGTTTCCGAAGATCTGCTTAGCACCATGGAGATCACGACCGGCGAGCTGCCCTACGTATTTCCGCTGGCCACGCAGGATATCACGCCCTACGGCAATGGTGTCAGCCATTTAAACAGCATCCTGCAGCCCGCCACAGCCACGCAAGCCCCTGTTGTCGGCGTTGCCATCACGGCTCAAACGGCCGTTCCCGGCTGCGCTACCAATGCCAGCCACCTGACCGATATCGAAAATGCCGCCCGCTTCATGCTGCAGGTAGCCATCGATTTCGGGCGCGGCAACTGCCGCTTTTATGACTCCGCCGAATGGGATATTTTGCAACAGCGCTACGGCAGCCTGCAGCATCTGCAAACCTTCGGCAATCTGCCGCCGGCCTCAGAAGACTAA
- a CDS encoding helix-turn-helix transcriptional regulator, whose protein sequence is MNIKLTSILRELRREKEIKQETLAEAMGVSVQAVSKWETGMSYPDIQLLPDLARYFGVTVDYLLTGEDSKGLPVMPEKAPVSDLGDSLQVVVAYYRDGEMLRQERPEQPIELGNIAWCMGSERSFQEPELHVSIYGNAEIAGKINGSIARAQDVYCEKVNGSVMEARMVETDKINGNVQAQTVRCGEGSKINGNVEADVVYGPFRASGDVIMKEKGELPEI, encoded by the coding sequence ATGAATATTAAATTAACCAGCATCCTGCGCGAGCTGCGCAGGGAAAAAGAAATCAAACAGGAAACACTGGCCGAGGCCATGGGCGTGAGCGTGCAGGCGGTGAGCAAGTGGGAGACGGGCATGTCCTACCCGGATATCCAGCTGCTGCCGGATCTGGCGAGATATTTTGGCGTCACCGTGGACTACCTGCTCACGGGAGAGGACAGCAAAGGTTTGCCGGTCATGCCGGAAAAAGCTCCAGTATCTGACCTTGGGGACAGCCTGCAGGTGGTGGTGGCCTATTATCGTGATGGGGAGATGCTGCGGCAAGAGAGGCCTGAGCAGCCGATTGAGCTTGGGAATATTGCGTGGTGCATGGGCTCGGAACGGAGCTTTCAGGAGCCGGAGCTGCATGTGAGCATCTATGGCAATGCGGAAATTGCCGGGAAGATCAATGGCAGTATCGCGCGGGCACAGGATGTGTACTGCGAGAAAGTGAATGGCAGCGTGATGGAGGCCAGAATGGTGGAGACGGATAAAATTAACGGCAATGTGCAGGCACAGACGGTGCGATGCGGCGAGGGCAGCAAGATCAATGGAAATGTGGAGGCAGATGTGGTGTATGGACCGTTTCGTGCTTCTGGTGATGTGATCATGAAGGAGAAGGGGGAGCTGCCGGAGATTTGA
- a CDS encoding GNAT family N-acetyltransferase, which yields MEIQYENIVLRDMIETDIEDYVRWFTQETAWSEYDAPWEAIETDEAEERQSWREYYESVKQLPDDLFRWKFEIEYEGRHIGWVSAYSIDENYQWISAKNIKDGQTIYHAVGIDICESNIWGSGIGTNALRAFLEYCAEHGWDELYTQTWSGNGRMIRVAKKLGFVEWSRAVGTREVDGARYDGLTFKWEKKIR from the coding sequence ATGGAGATTCAATATGAAAACATTGTGCTGCGTGATATGATAGAAACGGATATTGAAGATTATGTGAGATGGTTCACACAGGAAACAGCATGGTCAGAATATGATGCACCGTGGGAGGCGATTGAAACGGATGAAGCGGAAGAACGGCAAAGCTGGCGAGAATATTATGAATCAGTAAAGCAGCTGCCGGATGATCTGTTTCGCTGGAAGTTTGAAATTGAATATGAAGGCCGGCATATTGGGTGGGTAAGCGCCTACTCAATTGATGAAAATTATCAATGGATATCTGCTAAGAATATCAAAGATGGTCAAACGATATATCATGCAGTTGGGATTGATATCTGCGAATCAAATATATGGGGAAGCGGGATTGGTACAAATGCGCTTCGCGCATTTCTTGAGTATTGTGCAGAGCATGGATGGGACGAGCTGTATACACAAACATGGTCTGGCAATGGCCGCATGATTCGTGTTGCGAAGAAGCTTGGCTTTGTAGAATGGAGTCGTGCAGTAGGCACGCGTGAGGTTGACGGTGCAAGGTACGATGGATTAACATTTAAATGGGAGAAAAAGATAAGATGA